The following coding sequences are from one Vicia villosa cultivar HV-30 ecotype Madison, WI unplaced genomic scaffold, Vvil1.0 ctg.000853F_1_1_1, whole genome shotgun sequence window:
- the LOC131631644 gene encoding uncharacterized protein LOC131631644, whose product MLETQISQVAQTTSAQVVLGGQFPGQTQHNPKGTANSITLRSGTAYEGPKNPNLSTPEKPKEDAEPKDQVEEPEKPEKQSKLEVENRTPQPYKPPIPFPQRLKNTKTENQFQKFIKVIEKLHIEIPFTEAITQIPSYAKFLKDIFSNKRRLDDPKPLECHTISENKLSKKDKDPRSFSIPCVLGIHMIDKAFLDLGASVSLMPLAVCKRLKLGELQPTKMSLQLADRSVKYPMGILEDIPVKFGQLYIPTDFVVMDIKEDDDIPILLGRPFLSTAGAIIDVKKGKLTFEVGDEKIEFILSKFLMAPVIGDACYAINVIDECVNELNDSLIRLPSTPILEDDEFKIMEPYIDDNLFECLALTPDPMPCTKKPAIELNELPKNLRYEFLDEEMNRPIIISVTLNQIKTNELLDTLRKYPSALGYKVSDLKGISPFVCMHRILLEENSKPSREHQRRINHIMSDVVKKEVLKLLEAGIIYQISDSEWVSLVHVVPKKGGITVVENEKGECVAKRTEGGWRMCIDYRKLNKATRKDYFPLPFIDQMLERLARHS is encoded by the coding sequence ATGCTTGAAACCCAaatttcacaagtagctcaaACCACCTCTGCACAAGTTGTACTTGGAGGACAATTCCCTGGACAAACCCAACATAATCCCAAAGGAACAGCAAATTCTATCACCCTAAGAAGTGGAACCGCTTATGAAGGACCTAAAAATCCTAACCTAAGCACGCCGGAAAAACCTAAGGAAGATGCTGAACCTAAAGACCAGGTAGAGGAACCAGAGAAACCCGAAAAGCAATCAAAACTGGAGGTAGAGAACCGCACACCACAACCTTACAAGCCACCCATTCCATTTCCACAaagattgaaaaataccaaaacaGAAAACCAATTCCAAAAGTTCATTAAGGTAATAGAGAAACTCCACATAGAAATCCCTTTTACCGAAGCAATAACCCAAATACCATCATATGCTAAGTTCTTGAAGGATATTTTTTCCAACAAACGACGACTCGACGATCCCAAACCTTTAGAATGTCATACTATATCCGAGAATAAACTTTCCAAGAAAGATAAAGATCCTAGAAGTTTTTCTATCCCTTGCGTCCTAGGAATTCATATGATAGACAAAGCATTTTTGGACCTAGGAGCAAGCGTAAGTCTGATGCCCTTAGCTGTCTGTAAGAGGTTAAAATTAGGAGAGCTTCAACCTACAAAGATGTCGTTACAACTAGCCGATAGATCTGTTAAATACCCCATGGGTATTTTGGAGGACATACCTGTCAAGTTTGGTCAGTTATACATTCCGACTGATTTCGTAGTTATGGATATCAAAGAAGATGATGACATCCCAATCCTCCTAGGTAGACCATTCTTATCGACCGCTGGAGCTATAATAGATGTTAAGAAAGGGAAGCTGACTTTTGAGGTAGGAGATGAAAAGATCGAGTTCATTCTATCAAAATTTCTAATGGCACCAGTGATAGGAGATGCGTGTTATGCCATCAACGTCATCGATGAGTGTGTAAATGAGCTCAATGATTCCTTAATCAGATTACCTTCTACCCCCATTTTAGAGGATGACGAATTTAAGATTATGGAACCTTACATCGACGACAACCTTTTTGAATGCTTAGCACTTACCCCCGACCCTATGCCGTGCACCAAGAAACCTGCCATAGAACTTAATGAATTACCCAAAAATCTAAGATATGAGTTTTTGGATGAGGAGATGAATCGACCTATCATAATAAGCGTTACTCTGaaccaaatcaaaacaaacgaacTCTTAGATACCTTGCGAAAATATCCCTCAGCTTTAGGATACAAAGTCTCTGATTTAAAAGGAATAAGCCCATTCGTATGCATGCATCGGATTTTGCTAGAAGAGAATTCGAAACCCTCGAGAGAGCATCAGAGAAGAATAAACCATATCATGAGCGATGTAGTAAAGAAAGAGGTCCTTAAGTTATTAGAAGCTGGCATCATTTACCAGATTTCGGATAGTGAGTGGGTAAGTCTCGTCCATGttgtaccaaagaaaggaggtatCACTGTAGTGGAAAATGAGAAAGGTGAGTGTGTAGCAAAACGAACCGAAGGAGGATGGCGCATGTGTATAGATTACAGAAAGTTGAACAAGGCGACTAGGAAAGACTATTTCCCTCTTCCATTTATAGATCAGATGCTTGAGCGTCTAGCTAGACATTCGTAA
- the LOC131631645 gene encoding uncharacterized protein LOC131631645, protein MWGDNQVEWSHLDANGASGGILTMWKKDLFNLNFSFRGEGFLGLCMEKEGKLIYFVNVYASCDISTRKRCWDRLCEFKNNNIKGSWCIGGDFNSITSLEERIGTSSRSYRREIIFFKEFIEDMELVDLPTIGDWKVECQYIGERDVSDHAPIWLKDNRKDWGPKPFKFNNMWFKHEDFDIFVEEWNKIVVKGRGNVPEDVVVKRIKVAEEFWDNINKREGVEEIKEFTFMHYESFFKEECLLRPELRGTNFNTLSSEDSSGLEKPFEEDEVKGAIWSCDGSKSPGPDGFSLEFYKRYWSLIKEDVMKCCNDFYHKGTLVKFITSSFLDLIPKKKNP, encoded by the exons ATGTGGGGTGACAATCAAGTGGAGTGGTCGCATTTGGATGCCAACGGGGCGTCGGGAGGCATTCTTACGATGTGGAAAAAGGATCTCTTCAATCTAAACTTTAGTTTCAGAGGAGAGGGTTTCTTAGGTCTTTGTATGGAGAAGGAAGGTAAACTTATTTATTTTGTGAATGTGTATGCTTCTTGTGACATATCTACGAGGAAAAGGTGTTGGGATAGGTTATGTGAgttcaaaaacaacaacattaaagGCTCTTGGTGCATAGGTGGAGATTTTAATTCTATCACTTCTTTAGAAGAAAGAATTGGGACGTCAAGCCGTAGCTATAGGAGggagataattttttttaaagagttCATAGAGGATATGGAGTTGGTGGATCTTCCTACTATAGGAG attggaagGTGGAGTGCCAATATATTGGCGAGAGGGATGTGTCCGATCATGCGCCTATTTGGTTGAAAGATAATAGAAAggattggggtcctaaacctttTAAGTTCAATAATATGTGGTTCAAACATGAGGATTTTGATATCTTCGTGGAGGAGTGGAATAAGATTGTGGTCAAAGGAAGAG GTAACGTTCCGGAAGATGTGGTtgtgaaaagaataaaagtggCGGAGGAATTTTGGGATAACATTAACAAGAGAGAAG GGGTTGAAGAAATTAAAGAGTTCACTTTCATGCATTATGAAAGTTTTTTTAAAGAAGAATGTCTTTTAAGGCCGGAGCTTAGAGGGACCAATTTTAACACTTTATCTTCGGAAGACTCGTCGGGCTTAGAGAAACCTTTCGAGGAAGATGAAGTGAAGGGAGctatttggtcgtgtgatggTAGCAAGAGTCCGGGGCCGGATGGTTTCTCTTTGGAGTTTTACAAAAGGTATTGGTCTCTCATTAAAGAAGACGTCATGAAGTGTTGCAATGACTTCTATCATAAAGGTACCCTTGTTAAATTCATTACTTCCTCTTTCCTTGATCTTATTCCTAAAAAGAAGAATCCGTAA